One window from the genome of Ananas comosus cultivar F153 linkage group 13, ASM154086v1, whole genome shotgun sequence encodes:
- the LOC109719516 gene encoding CAX-interacting protein 4, which yields MPATAGRVRMPANNRVHSSAALQTHGIWQSAIGYDPYAPTNKDKPDPSKPSSAPRGGGGGGGSGVGGGGGGGGGGDGGENAYASFQGLLALARITGSSADEARGACKKCGRVGHLTFQCRNFLSVKDQQDERDEGAAIHAANAAFDRIKKASGLKEAGESDESEEEEEESESSDSDVDPEMEKIIAARYGKKSKRSSASAARGREERSDDEKEGSRRRKGRSRHRRSGKSLNKNDDEIDSEDEARRMEKRRRRRDSDDDDDDYNYEKKHRKSRREKKRRRSHHKRKDSDEDDSEGEPDRHSRHNRTNRRKDASESDSDKSDESSDDRKRSSRHNERRRKKKAASLSDSEISGSDSEEELRGRKEKKRSEERSRKHRRHEKN from the coding sequence ATGCCGGCGACGGCGGGGAGGGTTCGCATGCCCGCGAACAACCGCGTCCACAGCAGCGCGGCGCTCCAGACGCACGGCATATGGCAGAGCGCGATCGGCTACGACCCCTACGCCCCCACCAACAAGGACAAGCCCGACCCCTCCAAGCCCTCCTCCGccccccgcggcggcggcggcggcggcggcagtggcgTCGGCGGTGGCGGGGGAGGCGGTGGTGGTGGGGACGGCGGCGAGAACGCCTACGCCAGCTTCCAGGgcctcctcgccctcgcccgcatCACCGGCTCCAGCGCCGACGAGGCGCGCGGCGCCTGCAAGAAGTGCGGCCGCGTTGGCCACCTGACCTTCCAGTGCCGCAACTTCCTCAGCGTGAAGGACCAACAGGACGAGAGGGACGAGGGCGCCGCGATCCACGCCGCGAACGCCGCCTTCGACAGGATCAAGAAGGCGAGCGGGTTGAAGGAGGCGGGGGAGAGCGACgagtcggaggaggaggaggaagagagcgAGAGCTCGGATTCAGATGTGGATCCGGAGATGGAGAAGATCATCGCTGCTCGCTACGGTAAGAAGAGCAAGAGGAGCTCCGCTTCTGCGGCgagggggagagaggagagatcgGATGATGAGAAGGAGGGGAGCCGTAGGAGGAAGGGTCGATCGAGGCATAGGAGGAGCGGGAAGAGCTTGAACAAGAACGATGATGAGATCGATAGCGAGGATGAAGCGAGGAGAatggagaagaggagaaggcgCAGGGATTcagatgatgatgacgacgactATAATTATGAAAAGAAGCATAGGAAGAGCAGGAGGGAAAAGAAGAGGCGGCGGAGCCATCACAAGAGGAAGGACTCTGATGAGGATGATTCAGAAGGAGAACCAGATAGGCATTCACGCCATAATCGAACGAACAGGCGGAAGGATGCATCGGAGAGTGATTCTGATAAAAGTGATGAGTCGTCGGATGATCGTAAGAGGTCTAGCAGGCATAATGAGCgccggaggaagaagaaagcGGCTTCATTGAGTGACTCTGAAATCAGTGGATCGGATTCTGAAGAAGAGCTGCGAGgcaggaaggagaagaagcgatCCGAGGAGAGGAGCAGGAAGCATAGAAGGCACGAGAAGAATTGA